The following proteins are encoded in a genomic region of Streptomyces collinus Tu 365:
- a CDS encoding winged helix-turn-helix transcriptional regulator — MTTSRPGGRDQRPGERGDLLDPRCPTRRLLDRIGTKWTSMVVKVLAEEAPGELRFADLRRRVPGISQKMLSVTLRSLVRDGLVARRVEPTVPPAVHYRLTELGLSLEGPLSALRVWAETHMPEIDRSNRLADEAPSSPT; from the coding sequence GTGACCACGTCGAGGCCCGGCGGACGTGACCAGCGCCCCGGTGAGCGCGGGGACCTGCTGGATCCGCGCTGTCCGACCCGCCGGTTGCTCGACCGTATCGGCACCAAGTGGACGTCGATGGTGGTCAAGGTGCTGGCGGAGGAGGCTCCGGGCGAGCTGCGTTTCGCGGATCTGCGGCGCCGTGTCCCGGGCATCTCACAGAAGATGCTGTCCGTCACCCTGCGGAGTCTGGTCCGCGATGGTCTGGTCGCGCGCCGCGTGGAACCCACCGTGCCGCCCGCCGTCCACTACCGGCTCACCGAGCTCGGCCTGTCCCTCGAAGGACCGCTCTCCGCCCTGCGGGTCTGGGCTGAGACGCACATGCCCGAGATCGACCGCAGCAACCGGCTCGCCGACGAGGCACCCTCATCCCCCACTTAG
- a CDS encoding alpha/beta fold hydrolase codes for MPELRRVLANGVELNVALCGSGPAVLLLHGFPHTWELWTDVMADLSGRYRVIAPDLRGFGASGRAASGYDAGTLAEDAAALLAALGVSSATVVGIDAGTAPAFLLALRHPGLVRRLVVMESLLGRLPGAEDFLAEGPPWWFGFHSAAPSLAETVLEGHEAAYVDWFLSAGTLGDGVRPALRDAFVRAYTGRQALSCAFSYYRALPKSAVQIEQAVATARLTVPTMALGARPVGAALERQLRPVTDDLTGHVIDDCGHIIPLHRPHALLALLHPFLAGEDAKAA; via the coding sequence ATGCCCGAGTTGCGACGCGTCCTCGCCAACGGTGTCGAACTGAATGTCGCCCTCTGCGGATCGGGCCCGGCTGTCCTGCTGCTGCACGGCTTCCCGCATACCTGGGAGCTGTGGACGGACGTCATGGCCGATCTGTCCGGCCGCTACCGCGTCATCGCTCCGGACCTGCGAGGGTTCGGCGCGAGCGGCCGCGCCGCCTCCGGGTACGACGCGGGCACCCTGGCCGAGGACGCCGCGGCGCTTCTCGCCGCGCTCGGCGTGTCCTCGGCCACTGTGGTGGGCATCGACGCGGGCACCGCGCCGGCCTTCCTCCTCGCTCTGCGCCACCCCGGTCTCGTCCGGCGCCTGGTCGTCATGGAGTCCCTGCTGGGCAGGCTTCCTGGAGCCGAGGACTTCCTCGCCGAGGGGCCCCCGTGGTGGTTCGGCTTCCACTCCGCCGCGCCCAGCCTCGCCGAGACCGTGTTGGAGGGCCACGAGGCCGCCTACGTCGACTGGTTTCTGAGCGCCGGCACACTCGGCGACGGGGTGCGCCCGGCCCTCCGGGACGCGTTCGTCCGCGCATACACCGGCCGCCAGGCGTTGAGCTGCGCGTTCTCGTACTACCGGGCCCTGCCCAAGAGCGCGGTACAGATTGAACAGGCGGTCGCCACTGCCCGCCTGACGGTGCCCACGATGGCGCTGGGCGCCCGGCCGGTCGGTGCCGCGCTGGAACGCCAACTCCGCCCGGTCACCGACGATCTCACCGGACACGTCATCGATGACTGCGGCCACATCATCCCGCTGCACCGGCCGCACGCCCTGCTCGCGCTGCTGCATCCGTTCCTGGCCGGTGAGGACGCGAAAGCAGCGTGA
- a CDS encoding MFS transporter, whose protein sequence is MTPGAGTTKSSAAGARVVLLTLAAGQFLMALDSSVMNVSIAAVAVDVGTTVTGIQGAITAYTLVMAMFMIPGGKVGALLGRRRGFMIGCCIYGCGSLTTALAPNLGVLLVGWSFLEGIGAVLILPAVVALVAGNFAVERRAAAYGLVAAAGAVAIALGPLIGGFATTYLSWRWVFAGEVLVVVGILFLARRLTDVPSGERPHIDFVGTGLSALGLGTFVFGVLRSDEWGWFRPKADAPSWLGVSLVVWLMLTGVLLIWFFTAWEGRLVAQRREPLLDPALLHNKQLTGGLTMFFFQYLVMMGVFFVVPLYLSVALGLSALATGGRLLPLSLTLVAAATLIPRLLPDISPRRVVRLGIVAILAGAVLLMAALDTGAGAEIVTVPLLLIGLGLGALASQLGSVTVSAVPDEQSADVGGVQNAVTNLGSSIGTALAGSILLAVLTSSFLTHIADNPAVPARVKNEAAIKLQSGATFLSDAQLKTALDEAGTSQKVAQAALEANADARLDGLRAALAILAFTSVLAMYFTARLPTAQPRSGGDLQSVG, encoded by the coding sequence ATGACTCCCGGAGCCGGCACGACCAAGAGCTCGGCAGCAGGAGCGCGGGTCGTTCTGCTGACACTTGCTGCCGGCCAGTTCCTGATGGCGCTCGACAGTTCCGTCATGAACGTTTCAATCGCTGCGGTCGCCGTAGACGTCGGCACGACCGTGACCGGGATTCAAGGCGCCATCACGGCGTACACACTCGTGATGGCGATGTTCATGATTCCCGGCGGCAAGGTCGGAGCGTTGCTCGGCCGAAGGCGGGGTTTCATGATCGGCTGCTGTATCTACGGATGCGGCTCCCTCACCACCGCTCTCGCGCCGAATCTGGGCGTGCTGCTGGTCGGCTGGTCGTTCCTCGAAGGAATCGGGGCTGTGCTCATCCTGCCCGCGGTCGTAGCGCTGGTAGCCGGCAACTTCGCCGTGGAACGACGGGCGGCCGCCTATGGACTGGTCGCGGCCGCGGGTGCCGTGGCGATCGCGCTCGGGCCGCTCATCGGAGGCTTCGCAACCACCTACCTTTCCTGGCGATGGGTGTTCGCCGGTGAGGTCCTGGTCGTGGTCGGCATCCTGTTCCTCGCTCGCCGTCTCACCGACGTGCCGAGCGGCGAGCGTCCGCACATCGACTTCGTCGGCACCGGGCTGTCCGCGCTCGGGCTCGGCACCTTTGTCTTCGGTGTGCTCCGCTCCGACGAATGGGGCTGGTTCAGGCCGAAGGCCGACGCCCCGTCGTGGCTGGGAGTCTCGCTCGTCGTGTGGCTGATGCTGACGGGCGTGCTCTTGATCTGGTTCTTCACCGCGTGGGAGGGCCGCCTCGTGGCACAGCGCCGGGAACCGCTCCTCGACCCGGCCCTGCTGCACAACAAGCAGCTCACCGGCGGTTTGACCATGTTCTTCTTCCAGTACCTCGTCATGATGGGCGTGTTCTTCGTCGTACCGCTGTACCTGTCGGTCGCTCTGGGCCTGTCCGCGCTCGCGACCGGCGGACGACTTCTACCGCTGTCGCTGACGTTGGTGGCAGCCGCAACCCTCATCCCACGTCTCCTCCCCGACATCTCACCGAGGCGGGTGGTCCGGCTCGGGATCGTCGCGATCCTCGCCGGCGCGGTGCTCCTCATGGCCGCCCTCGACACGGGCGCGGGAGCGGAGATCGTCACAGTTCCTCTCCTGCTCATCGGGCTCGGCTTGGGTGCGCTGGCGTCCCAGCTCGGCTCCGTCACCGTCTCCGCGGTGCCGGACGAACAGAGCGCAGACGTCGGTGGTGTGCAGAACGCCGTCACCAACCTCGGCTCCTCCATCGGCACGGCTCTGGCGGGGTCGATCCTGCTCGCCGTACTCACCTCCTCGTTCCTGACCCACATCGCGGACAATCCGGCCGTCCCGGCCAGGGTGAAGAACGAAGCGGCGATCAAACTCCAGAGTGGGGCGACCTTTCTGTCGGACGCCCAGCTCAAGACCGCTCTCGATGAAGCGGGCACGAGCCAGAAGGTGGCCCAGGCAGCGCTGGAGGCCAACGCCGACGCCAGGTTGGACGGCCTGCGCGCCGCGCTCGCCATCCTGGCCTTCACCTCCGTCCTGGCGATGTACTTCACCGCGAGGCTCCCAACCGCCCAGCCCCGCTCCGGTGGAGACCTGCAGTCGGTCGGGTGA
- a CDS encoding DUF4097 family beta strand repeat-containing protein has translation MSQKITSIRIDSRNGGVEVDASGDVSTVTVHRKVDYRGDKRSGTSFSVANGVLTLAGCGDDCGVDYVVKVPAGLPVTGGTTNGGVTLKGVGAVDVHSSNGEIAVDDARGPVKLRTSNGDVHVKNAKGGGVDTQTSNGEVTIEADTPQNIKARTTSGGLTVTAPPADYAISAHDTNGDKKVGFKNDPSGRYRLDLSTTNGDLTVKSAG, from the coding sequence GTGTCCCAGAAGATCACCTCGATCCGTATCGACAGCAGGAACGGCGGGGTGGAGGTGGACGCCTCGGGGGACGTCTCGACGGTTACCGTCCACCGCAAGGTCGACTACCGCGGTGACAAGCGGAGCGGCACCTCGTTCAGTGTCGCGAACGGCGTTCTGACGCTGGCCGGCTGCGGCGACGACTGCGGCGTCGATTACGTCGTCAAGGTGCCCGCGGGACTTCCGGTGACCGGGGGCACGACCAACGGTGGCGTCACGCTGAAGGGTGTCGGCGCGGTCGACGTGCACTCGAGCAACGGCGAGATCGCGGTGGACGATGCCAGGGGACCGGTGAAGCTGCGCACGTCCAACGGCGACGTCCACGTCAAGAACGCCAAAGGCGGAGGCGTGGACACGCAGACGTCGAACGGCGAGGTGACGATCGAGGCGGACACTCCGCAGAACATCAAGGCCCGCACGACCAGCGGCGGCCTCACGGTCACGGCCCCGCCGGCCGACTACGCGATCTCGGCGCACGACACCAACGGCGACAAGAAGGTGGGGTTCAAGAACGACCCGTCGGGCAGGTACCGCTTGGACCTGTCCACGACGAACGGTGACCTGACCGTGAAGTCGGCGGGCTAG
- a CDS encoding polysaccharide biosynthesis protein, with the protein MTAVAPRNSAGTIQQLSSVNAGDLLGGRPDVVHSREARLLVGARRILVTGAGGSIGSELVRQLWQLSPASIHLVDHDESALHAIQLDLHGHGLLDDDTVVLGDIRQADAMRELMARVRPHIVFHAAAHKHLPLLQRYPAQGVLSNVIGTANVVRAAAEAGVDRFIFVSTDKAARPTSVLGLTKRLGEVIVQAYAGGSMRVGSVRFGNVIGSRGSFLHSLAWQVGNGRPVTLTSPDVTRFFMTIPQASSLVIEAATMATAGETYILDMGQPVRIADLVDRYVAAVQAPGVEITYTGLREGEKLHEELLDEKTEQRESTADPRIWCVRPRTAVRPDLLRRVEELGSLVGTVESELLVAAMSNLLPDAESEDASSLETRP; encoded by the coding sequence ATGACCGCGGTGGCGCCACGGAATTCCGCAGGAACGATTCAGCAGCTCTCGTCGGTGAACGCCGGCGACCTGCTCGGCGGAAGGCCGGACGTTGTACACAGCCGTGAGGCCAGGCTGCTCGTCGGTGCTCGACGAATCCTGGTGACCGGCGCGGGCGGATCGATCGGAAGCGAGCTCGTGCGCCAGCTGTGGCAGCTGTCCCCCGCAAGCATCCACTTGGTCGACCATGACGAGTCGGCCCTGCACGCAATCCAGTTGGACCTTCACGGTCATGGACTGCTGGACGACGACACGGTGGTTCTGGGTGACATACGCCAGGCGGATGCCATGCGGGAGCTCATGGCCCGGGTGCGACCCCACATCGTCTTCCACGCCGCCGCCCACAAGCACCTCCCGTTGCTGCAGCGTTATCCCGCGCAGGGTGTCCTCAGCAACGTGATCGGCACGGCCAACGTTGTCAGAGCCGCGGCGGAAGCGGGGGTCGACCGCTTCATCTTCGTCTCCACCGACAAGGCCGCCCGCCCCACCTCCGTCCTGGGCCTGACCAAGCGTCTGGGTGAGGTGATCGTGCAGGCGTACGCAGGCGGATCCATGCGGGTGGGCTCTGTCCGATTTGGTAACGTCATCGGCAGTCGCGGGTCTTTCCTGCACAGCCTGGCCTGGCAGGTCGGCAACGGAAGACCCGTCACTTTGACCAGCCCCGACGTCACGCGCTTCTTCATGACCATTCCGCAGGCCTCCAGCCTCGTCATCGAGGCCGCGACCATGGCCACCGCGGGCGAGACCTACATCCTCGACATGGGGCAGCCGGTGCGAATCGCCGACCTCGTCGACCGTTACGTCGCTGCCGTGCAGGCCCCCGGTGTGGAGATCACGTACACCGGTCTGCGGGAAGGCGAGAAGCTGCACGAGGAACTGCTGGACGAGAAGACCGAACAGCGCGAATCGACCGCCGACCCCCGTATCTGGTGCGTCCGCCCGCGCACGGCGGTGCGCCCCGATCTGCTGAGACGGGTCGAGGAACTGGGCAGTCTGGTGGGCACGGTGGAGAGCGAACTGCTCGTGGCCGCCATGAGCAATCTCCTGCCCGACGCCGAGTCCGAGGACGCGTCCTCGCTGGAGACGCGACCGTGA
- a CDS encoding glycosyltransferase family 2 protein, giving the protein MSLNPWIGLAISVLTLPLLFTLVDMVGSVRARNARADYAPPTPVEDFEVLVPIYGSVRYLENVDFLRTYGSRVLLCTTTTETDEFNRELDAIAQANGFRVFRGEVSRPSEGRSGKRQTGGTIRDRVVRDALEWVRAEWVVCLDADTTTVRPLSELVGALAVRKLDLASIRLVPMNTRRLLGRIQAHEYRLAMQLRRVVPWLVSGACHAARTEAHRQIMRRHSLFFQGNDVELGILANALGYRVGHVPFEVPTIVPDNFKPWWRQRLAWAGGEVRLYIVNFRFARRHPLVWAYGAATVLLAPLRWITAAELVNDLGCTMSTAVLGVVMLAYLLLAFYVHWNTRDSVIWLMPLYGAVSSLLISPLGILWYVKMARADRNAGIIRPRRPHRAQEPAQSGTQRL; this is encoded by the coding sequence GTGAGCCTGAACCCCTGGATAGGCCTGGCCATCTCGGTCCTGACCCTGCCGCTCCTCTTCACCCTGGTGGACATGGTCGGCAGTGTGCGGGCCAGAAACGCCCGCGCCGACTACGCACCGCCCACACCCGTGGAGGACTTCGAAGTCCTGGTCCCCATCTACGGCAGCGTGCGCTACCTGGAGAACGTGGACTTCCTGCGCACATACGGCAGCCGCGTCCTGCTGTGCACCACCACGACGGAGACGGACGAATTCAACCGGGAACTGGACGCCATCGCCCAGGCCAACGGCTTCCGCGTCTTCAGAGGCGAGGTCTCCCGCCCGAGCGAAGGCCGTTCCGGCAAAAGGCAGACCGGCGGCACGATCCGGGACCGCGTCGTCCGCGACGCACTCGAATGGGTCCGGGCCGAGTGGGTGGTGTGCCTGGATGCCGACACCACCACCGTCCGCCCCCTCAGCGAACTGGTGGGCGCACTCGCCGTCCGCAAACTCGACCTGGCCTCCATACGCCTGGTCCCGATGAACACCCGCCGGCTCCTCGGACGCATCCAGGCACACGAGTATCGCCTCGCCATGCAGTTGCGAAGGGTCGTCCCATGGCTGGTGTCCGGCGCCTGCCACGCTGCGCGCACCGAGGCGCACCGCCAGATCATGCGGCGCCACTCCCTGTTCTTCCAGGGCAACGACGTCGAACTCGGCATCCTGGCCAACGCCTTGGGTTACCGGGTCGGCCATGTGCCGTTCGAAGTGCCCACCATCGTTCCGGACAACTTCAAGCCGTGGTGGCGCCAGCGTCTGGCCTGGGCCGGCGGTGAAGTACGGCTCTACATCGTGAACTTCCGGTTCGCCCGCAGACACCCGCTGGTCTGGGCCTACGGCGCCGCGACGGTCCTTCTGGCCCCCCTGCGCTGGATCACCGCTGCCGAGCTGGTCAACGACCTTGGATGCACCATGTCCACCGCGGTCCTCGGTGTCGTGATGCTGGCCTACCTTCTGCTTGCCTTCTACGTGCACTGGAACACCAGGGATTCGGTCATCTGGCTCATGCCGCTCTACGGAGCGGTCTCCAGCCTGCTGATCTCACCGCTCGGAATCCTCTGGTACGTCAAGATGGCTCGTGCAGACCGGAACGCGGGAATCATCCGCCCACGGCGCCCGCACCGAGCACAGGAGCCGGCCCAGAGCGGGACCCAGCGCCTGTAA
- a CDS encoding MBL fold metallo-hydrolase, whose amino-acid sequence MSAGTPFTDVDRPLRRPRELDVRWIHGSPSSKHNTDPDIQVYAYDEHTVILRQNMAIDYEAPFLFLLFGATQAVLIDTGATASAEFFPLRRVVDELVDGWLARHPRRDYHLLVLHTHAHADHIAGDRQFADRPRTTVVDAELTAAWRHFGFDKDPDAVARVDLGGRVLECLATPGHHEAAVTFYDPWTGFLLTGDTVYPGRLYVQDWSARTTYQPHEPPLQMTTGHLQDIRAALNEIGDRPRRLPYPLFVICPDD is encoded by the coding sequence ATGTCCGCAGGCACACCCTTCACGGATGTCGACCGCCCGCTTCGCCGGCCTCGCGAGTTGGACGTCCGTTGGATCCACGGCTCACCGTCGTCCAAGCACAACACCGACCCGGACATCCAGGTCTACGCGTACGACGAGCACACCGTCATCCTGCGGCAGAACATGGCGATCGACTACGAGGCACCGTTCCTGTTCCTGCTGTTCGGCGCCACGCAGGCGGTGCTGATCGACACCGGAGCCACCGCGTCCGCCGAGTTCTTCCCCCTGCGCCGGGTGGTTGACGAGCTCGTCGACGGCTGGCTCGCCCGCCACCCCCGACGGGACTACCACCTGCTGGTGCTGCACACCCACGCCCACGCCGATCACATCGCGGGCGACCGCCAGTTCGCCGACCGCCCTCGGACCACGGTGGTCGACGCGGAGCTCACGGCGGCCTGGAGGCACTTCGGATTCGATAAGGACCCCGACGCCGTGGCGCGAGTCGACCTGGGAGGCCGCGTGCTCGAGTGCCTGGCCACCCCCGGGCACCACGAGGCAGCGGTCACGTTCTACGACCCGTGGACCGGGTTCCTGCTCACCGGCGACACGGTCTACCCCGGCAGGCTCTACGTCCAGGACTGGTCCGCCCGCACCACCTACCAGCCCCACGAACCCCCGCTGCAGATGACCACCGGCCACCTGCAGGACATCCGCGCCGCGCTCAACGAGATCGGCGACCGACCCCGCCGACTCCCCTACCCCCTCTTCGTCATCTGCCCAGACGACTGA
- a CDS encoding alcohol dehydrogenase yields the protein MSAPRHVVAVDGHELFLSQVGPRGGAAPGHRFLPDLIRPGRVFDLIVPLAQVTEGYRAMDERRAVKAHLEP from the coding sequence ATGTCGGCGCCCCGCCACGTCGTGGCCGTCGACGGACACGAGCTGTTCCTCTCCCAGGTCGGCCCGCGCGGCGGCGCGGCACCCGGCCACCGCTTCCTGCCCGACCTGATCCGGCCGGGCAGGGTCTTCGACCTCATCGTGCCCCTGGCCCAGGTCACCGAGGGCTACCGGGCGATGGACGAGCGCCGCGCGGTCAAGGCCCACCTGGAGCCCTGA
- a CDS encoding DUF4232 domain-containing protein has product MKTKTTTVALAAIVAAGTAVAAVPASAATAKAAPSRCHTADLKAGFATGDDAKPEMGRPGKQTQAFVWFTNKSNRTCTLSGFAGVDMVGAQRTDGTWSLVRSSKRPTRITLGRGDTTDFSINLLPVARSTPQKEKFVPATFLVTPPNETKHFTLKWPFGGQILKQDGATHPGTYLNPVGQ; this is encoded by the coding sequence ATGAAGACCAAAACGACCACCGTGGCCCTTGCGGCGATCGTCGCTGCCGGCACCGCCGTCGCCGCCGTCCCGGCCTCGGCGGCCACCGCCAAGGCCGCGCCGTCGCGTTGCCACACCGCCGACCTGAAGGCCGGTTTCGCCACCGGGGACGACGCGAAGCCGGAGATGGGGCGGCCCGGGAAGCAGACGCAGGCGTTCGTCTGGTTCACCAACAAGAGCAACCGCACCTGCACCCTGTCCGGCTTCGCCGGTGTCGACATGGTCGGCGCCCAGAGGACCGACGGCACCTGGTCCCTGGTGCGCTCCTCCAAGAGGCCCACGAGGATCACCCTGGGGCGGGGGGACACGACGGACTTCAGCATCAACCTGCTCCCCGTTGCCAGGTCCACGCCGCAGAAGGAGAAGTTCGTCCCCGCGACGTTCCTGGTCACCCCGCCGAACGAGACGAAGCACTTCACCCTGAAGTGGCCCTTCGGCGGCCAGATCCTGAAGCAGGACGGTGCCACCCACCCGGGCACGTACCTCAACCCGGTCGGACAGTAA
- a CDS encoding DinB family protein, with translation MTRIDDTPPAWDERSQLTTFLDYARDTARAKCEGVSAENARKALLPGSPLMTMSGVINHLRWVEYHWFQVVFLGEEDRGPWTDEDPDREMRIAVEFPLAQLLEEYAEQSARYRELVAGNDLDKRAEGTIRNGLHVDLRWILLHLTEETARHNGHLDILRELLDGTTGI, from the coding sequence ATGACGAGAATCGACGACACACCGCCCGCGTGGGACGAGCGCTCCCAGCTCACCACGTTTCTCGACTACGCACGGGACACCGCCCGCGCCAAGTGCGAGGGTGTCTCCGCGGAGAACGCCCGCAAGGCGCTCCTGCCCGGCTCACCGCTGATGACCATGAGCGGAGTGATCAACCATCTCCGCTGGGTCGAGTACCACTGGTTCCAGGTGGTCTTCCTCGGGGAGGAGGACCGGGGCCCCTGGACGGATGAGGACCCCGACCGCGAGATGCGTATCGCCGTCGAATTCCCGCTGGCGCAGTTGCTCGAGGAGTACGCCGAACAGAGCGCCCGCTACCGCGAACTGGTCGCCGGGAACGACCTGGACAAGCGGGCTGAGGGAACCATCCGCAACGGCCTCCACGTCGACCTGCGCTGGATCCTGCTGCACCTCACCGAGGAGACAGCCCGCCACAACGGTCACCTCGACATCCTGCGCGAGTTGCTCGACGGCACGACCGGTATCTAG
- a CDS encoding 4'-phosphopantetheinyl transferase family protein, with product MLSALLPSGVAVAELFADPPHIDLHPQEAAVVAGAVDKRRREFAAVRLCARAALRRIGATPGPIVPGPKGAPQWPDGVVGSMTHCDGYRAAAVAHRTMFASIGIDAEPHAALPEGVEKLTALPEERTALSRLAVTHPRVHWDRLLFSAKESVYKAWFPLTGRWLDFMECAITPDPECHTFTADFTVPGPVVGEDRINRFTGRWHAGGDARHVVTAVTVPWPAGKWGGANRSPESLGVYAGGR from the coding sequence TTGCTGAGCGCCCTCCTCCCCTCCGGTGTCGCCGTTGCCGAACTGTTCGCCGATCCACCGCACATCGACCTGCATCCGCAGGAGGCGGCCGTCGTGGCCGGCGCGGTCGACAAGCGCCGCCGCGAGTTCGCCGCCGTCCGTCTGTGCGCCCGCGCGGCGCTGAGACGCATCGGAGCGACACCCGGACCGATCGTGCCGGGCCCCAAGGGTGCACCGCAGTGGCCGGACGGGGTGGTCGGCAGCATGACGCACTGTGACGGCTACCGAGCGGCGGCGGTAGCTCATCGCACTATGTTCGCCTCGATCGGTATCGACGCCGAGCCGCATGCCGCTCTGCCCGAGGGCGTGGAGAAGCTGACCGCGCTGCCCGAGGAGCGAACGGCACTGAGTCGGCTGGCGGTCACCCACCCTCGCGTCCACTGGGACCGGCTGCTGTTCAGCGCCAAGGAGAGCGTTTACAAGGCGTGGTTCCCCCTGACCGGCCGCTGGCTGGACTTCATGGAATGCGCCATCACGCCCGATCCGGAATGTCATACCTTCACGGCCGACTTCACCGTGCCCGGACCGGTCGTCGGCGAAGACCGGATCAACAGGTTCACCGGACGCTGGCACGCCGGGGGTGACGCTCGGCATGTCGTCACCGCTGTCACCGTGCCGTGGCCCGCCGGAAAGTGGGGCGGCGCAAACCGGTCGCCCGAGAGCCTCGGCGTCTACGCAGGAGGACGGTGA